A portion of the Candidatus Pristimantibacillus lignocellulolyticus genome contains these proteins:
- a CDS encoding sodium-dependent transporter: MSSNSSENITSGKQKKERFTSSGFILSAIGSSIGLGTMWKFPYITGKYGGAAFFLLFLVCLIIVGLPILLAEMTIGRGGRGNASSSLFKLTGKKYWGLFGFLSIITAFIIMSYYSVVAGWTLNYTVESFTGLLYGDSIDYKLKFVDFAAGYWPVVWQFIVMAITGFVIVKGVSSGIEKFNKIMIPGFLIILIILMIRSVTLPGASEGINFFLKPDFSKLNAESVLVALGHAFYSLSLGMGAMITYGAYVQKEQSLGKATLAIGSSNVLYAFIAGLVIFPTVFSYGLEPGEGVGLAFMALPAAFSQMSFGFFFGGLFFLLLAVAALTSAVSILEVPVAFAIDKWKWSRKKAAIIISTLCFLVGVPSALSVGGVLGGFTPFGMSIFDTVDFLSSYVLTPIGGLIVTIFTGYVWKQAGAEAGLKGWWFKLWLLMLRVVVPISIIFVFLYSIGIIKFG; the protein is encoded by the coding sequence ATGAGTAGCAATTCAAGTGAAAACATAACATCTGGGAAGCAGAAAAAAGAGAGGTTTACCTCTTCTGGATTCATCTTATCTGCTATTGGTAGTTCGATTGGTCTCGGTACGATGTGGAAGTTCCCATACATAACAGGGAAGTATGGCGGAGCAGCCTTTTTCTTGCTTTTCCTCGTCTGCTTAATTATTGTAGGTTTACCGATTTTACTTGCAGAAATGACGATTGGACGTGGCGGAAGAGGGAATGCATCTTCTTCATTATTTAAGTTAACTGGTAAAAAGTATTGGGGATTATTCGGGTTTCTATCCATCATAACTGCTTTTATCATTATGTCCTACTACAGTGTAGTAGCAGGTTGGACGTTAAATTATACCGTTGAATCATTTACCGGACTATTATATGGAGATTCAATAGACTATAAGTTGAAATTTGTAGACTTTGCTGCTGGTTATTGGCCGGTAGTATGGCAGTTTATTGTTATGGCTATTACAGGTTTTGTCATTGTTAAAGGTGTATCGAGTGGAATTGAGAAATTCAATAAAATTATGATTCCAGGATTTTTAATCATATTAATTATCCTTATGATAAGATCGGTTACTTTACCTGGTGCAAGTGAAGGGATTAACTTTTTCTTAAAACCAGATTTTTCAAAGCTTAATGCCGAATCTGTACTTGTAGCGTTGGGACATGCCTTCTATTCCTTATCACTAGGGATGGGTGCAATGATCACTTATGGTGCTTATGTTCAGAAGGAACAATCATTAGGTAAAGCGACACTTGCGATCGGCTCAAGTAACGTACTTTACGCTTTTATAGCGGGTCTTGTTATATTCCCAACAGTGTTCTCTTATGGTCTAGAACCTGGTGAAGGAGTAGGTCTTGCCTTTATGGCATTACCAGCAGCGTTCTCACAAATGTCGTTCGGCTTCTTCTTTGGTGGCTTGTTCTTCCTATTGCTAGCGGTAGCTGCATTAACCTCTGCGGTTTCTATACTAGAGGTTCCTGTCGCTTTTGCGATTGATAAATGGAAATGGTCACGTAAAAAAGCCGCTATTATTATATCTACGCTCTGCTTTCTAGTAGGAGTTCCATCTGCTTTATCCGTTGGTGGTGTACTAGGTGGTTTTACACCTTTTGGTATGTCGATATTTGATACGGTCGACTTTTTATCTTCCTATGTGTTAACACCTATTGGAGGTTTAATCGTAACGATATTTACAGGTTACGTATGGAAGCAAGCAGGAGCAGAGGCAGGACTCAAGGGATGGTGGTTCAAGTTATGGCTGCTAATGTTAAGAGTAGTCGTTCCTATTTCTATTATTTTCGTGTTCCTGTATTCCATTGGAATTATTAAATTTGGCTAG
- a CDS encoding LacI family transcriptional regulator yields MASIKDIAKQAGVSISTVSYALNGSNKVTKKTAAKILAIAKDLNYVPHAAARLLKTRKSNLIGIFLTDFSGSFYGDLLQGIKDYLQTKGYDLLVCSGSQSRRLIPERMIDGAIILDATFSTEELLQYSNDGYKAVVLDREMNHAHINQVLLDNKAGATLALEYLIEQGHVKIYTVTGPEGSYDANQRLRAVHQVIARVPEVEHIEILGDFSKIAGEAAAKRIAQEYTRPVAVFCLNDEMAIGLYGYIRKYTDLIIGEHIHLIGFDNIELSQFVQPRLATIDYSMHKWGALASEQLLKMLSGEPVEPERIYVSLIKGETVNAMK; encoded by the coding sequence TTGGCTAGTATTAAAGATATTGCAAAACAGGCAGGAGTCTCGATCTCCACAGTTTCATATGCACTAAATGGCAGTAACAAAGTAACGAAGAAAACCGCAGCAAAAATATTGGCAATAGCTAAAGATTTGAATTACGTGCCCCATGCAGCTGCTCGTTTATTGAAAACTAGAAAATCGAACTTAATTGGTATATTTTTGACCGATTTCAGTGGCAGCTTCTATGGAGATTTGTTACAAGGGATTAAAGATTATTTACAGACAAAAGGTTACGATCTACTCGTATGTAGTGGGTCACAATCACGCAGATTAATTCCCGAGCGAATGATCGATGGAGCCATTATTCTCGATGCAACTTTTTCTACAGAAGAGCTACTGCAATATTCGAATGATGGATATAAAGCCGTCGTATTGGATCGTGAAATGAATCATGCTCATATTAATCAAGTACTGCTCGACAATAAAGCTGGAGCAACACTTGCTTTGGAATATTTAATCGAACAAGGCCATGTCAAAATATATACGGTAACAGGCCCAGAAGGCTCTTATGATGCTAATCAAAGATTACGTGCGGTTCATCAAGTGATAGCTCGTGTTCCGGAAGTTGAACATATCGAGATTTTAGGTGATTTTAGTAAAATAGCGGGGGAAGCTGCGGCAAAGCGCATTGCCCAGGAGTATACAAGACCGGTTGCTGTGTTCTGTCTTAATGATGAGATGGCTATTGGTCTATATGGTTATATTCGCAAGTATACTGATCTTATTATTGGCGAACATATTCATCTCATTGGATTTGATAATATTGAACTATCCCAGTTTGTTCAACCAAGATTAGCAACTATTGATTATTCTATGCATAAATGGGGAGCACTCGCTTCTGAGCAGTTACTCAAAATGTTGTCTGGAGAGCCTGTTGAACCTGAACGAATCTATGTTTCTCTTATTAAAGGAGAGACGGTTAATGCTATGAAGTAA
- the bglX gene encoding beta-glucosidase BglX encodes MTLDEKIAQLIQLAVPFYEGAVGEGLITGPIDSLGITEETVHNSGSVLGMAGAQDVINVQRTHLSHNRLGIPLLMMADIVHGFKTIFPVPLAIGCSWDMELAEKSAEIAAKEAAVSGVHVTYAPMVDLVRDPRWGRVVEATGEDPYLNAQFSRAFVRGFQSDDLANNFDRVAACVKHFAAYGAAEAGRDYNTVDLSDRQMREFYLPAYKAALDEGCEMVMTSFNTVDGIPATGNSKLMRKLLREEWGFDGILISDWGAVKELIAHGIAADESEAALKSIKAGVDIEMMTSCYVNHLSALVESNQVDVALIDEAVLRILNLKQKLGLFENPYRAADPVREQEVVYCEDHLKVARNLAVKSCVLLKNEGILPLTSDRKIALIGPFANSGDVLGPWSWTGSKDDAITLAEGIKTKLSGNVTLSIAEGCGIETATEQQWQDALTAAHDADTIVLALGEHSDMNGEAASRSNIQLPKVQLELIQKLKSLGKPMVVVLFNGRPLDLHGVYEEVDAILEAWYPGSQAGHAVADLLFGDENPSGRLTMSFPYSVGQVPVYYNAYNTGRPQGAPDAQVRYVSQFLDIPNEPLLPFGFGLSYSEFEYSEAQLSATTMTESEPIKLSITVSNTGSVTGIETVQLYVRDMSGEVVRPVKELKDFRKVELQPGKREEVEFIITEQQLRYYHSDLTHESDAGAFVAFIGPSSSVNTELKFNLVK; translated from the coding sequence ATGACACTAGATGAAAAGATTGCCCAGCTTATTCAGTTGGCTGTCCCCTTCTATGAAGGTGCGGTAGGTGAAGGTCTAATTACCGGGCCAATAGATTCACTTGGCATTACAGAAGAAACCGTTCACAATTCCGGTTCTGTACTTGGAATGGCAGGTGCGCAGGATGTTATTAACGTGCAACGCACTCATCTAAGCCATAACCGACTTGGAATTCCGCTTCTTATGATGGCGGATATCGTACATGGCTTTAAGACGATTTTCCCTGTACCACTAGCAATTGGTTGCTCATGGGATATGGAACTTGCAGAGAAAAGTGCTGAGATAGCAGCGAAGGAAGCAGCGGTATCTGGCGTTCATGTGACTTATGCTCCAATGGTCGATCTAGTCCGCGATCCAAGATGGGGACGTGTAGTAGAAGCAACTGGTGAAGATCCTTACTTAAACGCTCAGTTTTCACGAGCATTCGTAAGAGGCTTCCAAAGCGATGATCTTGCGAACAACTTTGATAGAGTTGCTGCCTGCGTGAAGCACTTTGCTGCTTATGGTGCTGCCGAAGCTGGACGTGACTATAATACCGTTGATTTATCTGATCGACAAATGCGCGAGTTCTACTTGCCCGCATACAAAGCAGCGCTAGATGAAGGCTGCGAAATGGTTATGACATCTTTCAATACAGTGGATGGAATTCCTGCGACTGGAAATTCGAAGCTGATGCGTAAGCTACTTCGCGAGGAATGGGGATTTGACGGCATCTTAATCTCCGATTGGGGAGCGGTCAAAGAATTAATTGCCCACGGCATCGCTGCTGATGAATCAGAAGCGGCTCTTAAATCGATTAAAGCAGGTGTCGATATTGAGATGATGACTTCTTGTTACGTTAATCATTTGTCAGCGTTAGTAGAAAGCAACCAAGTAGATGTTGCATTAATAGACGAAGCTGTTCTACGTATTTTGAATTTGAAACAAAAACTTGGATTATTTGAAAATCCATATCGTGCCGCTGATCCAGTACGCGAGCAAGAGGTTGTATATTGCGAGGATCATTTGAAAGTCGCTCGTAACTTGGCGGTGAAGTCCTGTGTTCTATTGAAAAACGAAGGAATATTACCACTTACATCTGATCGAAAAATCGCACTAATCGGACCTTTTGCTAATAGCGGTGATGTGCTTGGACCTTGGTCTTGGACAGGTTCTAAGGACGATGCTATTACACTTGCAGAAGGAATCAAGACGAAGCTAAGCGGCAATGTAACGCTATCTATTGCTGAAGGTTGTGGAATCGAAACAGCAACTGAGCAACAGTGGCAAGATGCGCTCACAGCAGCTCATGATGCCGATACGATTGTGTTAGCGCTCGGTGAGCATTCAGATATGAATGGTGAGGCAGCAAGCAGATCCAACATTCAGTTGCCTAAGGTGCAACTTGAACTTATTCAGAAGTTGAAGTCTCTTGGCAAACCGATGGTCGTTGTTCTATTCAATGGTCGTCCGCTAGATCTACATGGTGTATACGAAGAAGTTGATGCTATTTTGGAGGCATGGTATCCAGGCTCACAAGCAGGTCATGCTGTTGCTGACTTGTTGTTCGGAGACGAAAATCCGAGTGGCAGATTAACAATGTCCTTCCCTTATAGCGTTGGTCAAGTACCTGTCTATTACAATGCATACAATACAGGACGTCCTCAAGGTGCTCCAGATGCCCAAGTTCGTTATGTATCACAGTTTTTAGATATTCCAAACGAGCCATTACTTCCTTTCGGCTTCGGTCTAAGTTATTCCGAGTTTGAATATAGCGAAGCACAACTATCTGCTACTACAATGACTGAGTCAGAGCCTATTAAACTTTCGATTACAGTAAGTAATACAGGAAGCGTTACTGGTATTGAAACTGTTCAGCTATATGTGAGAGATATGTCAGGAGAAGTCGTACGTCCGGTTAAAGAATTGAAAGATTTCCGTAAAGTTGAGCTTCAGCCAGGTAAGAGAGAAGAAGTTGAATTTATCATTACGGAGCAACAGCTTAGATATTATCATTCTGATCTTACTCATGAAAGCGATGCAGGTGCTTTCGTAGCATTCATCGGTCCAAGCAGTAGTGTTAATACAGAACTTAAGTTCAACTTAGTAAAATAG